From the genome of Nicotiana sylvestris chromosome 2, ASM39365v2, whole genome shotgun sequence, one region includes:
- the LOC138885669 gene encoding uncharacterized protein, producing the protein MEDLMKTFIIKIDERLDAHDAAIKELNTSFRSLERSVGHLASLISQRAPGTLPTDTERHPKETVNGETLRRVQELKDLTPIQKDLRHEKESGIQLKSGVEKKKEKNLRREELKESKNMPALPFPQKLSREKLDNQFKRFLDVLKQVHVNLPFTEVLSQMLAYPKFLKEILAKKRKIKETSVVKLLEHCNFIVVKMKENKEVPFILGRPFLVMGRAVLDIYERKLMLRVGVETVTFEMNVETGVKKEKQAASVVWKVKGVKEKAAVSEKDKCGVYPKKAEKKLYAWMCALVRARGMEPNFDSNPD; encoded by the exons ATGGAAGATCTTATGAAGACCTTCATTATCAAGATAGATGAGAGGCTTGATGCCCATGATGCAGCTATCAAGGAATTGAATACATCTTTTCGAAGCCTAGAAAGATCGGTTGGGCACTTAGCTTCTTTAATATCTCAGAGAGCCCCAGGAACACTCCCGACTGATACAGAAAGACATCCGAAAGAAACAGTAAATGGTGAAACTTTGAGAAGGGTCCAAGAGCTAAAAGATCTCACCCCAATCCAAAAAGATTTGAGACATGAAAAAGAAAGCGGGATACAACTAAAAAGTGGtgttgaaaagaagaaagaaaagaacttgagAAGGGAGGAACTTAAGGAGAGTAAGAATATGCCTGCGCTGCCTTTCCCACAAAAGTTAAGTAGAGAAAAGCTGGACAATCAGTTCAAGAGATTTCTAGACGTGCTAAAACAGGTTCATGTAAACCTACCATTCACTGAAGTTCTCTCACAAATGTTGGCTTATCCCAAGTTCTTGAAGGAGATCCTagcaaaaaagaggaaaataaaagAGACTTCAGTGGTCAAGCTCTTAGAGCATTGCA ATTTTATAGTGGTAAAGATGAAGGAGAACAAGGAGGTCCCCTTCATTCTAGGAAGACCATTTCTAGTAATGGGTAGAGCAGTACTAGATATATATGAGAGAAAACTCATGCTTAGAGTGGGTGTGGAGACTGTGACTTTTGAGATGAATGTAGAAACGGGGGTGAAAAAGGAGAAGCAAGCTGCTAGTGTTGTGTGGAAAGTGAAGGGTGTAAAAGAGAAGGCTGCAGTGAGTGAAAAAGATAAGTGTGGGGTGTACCCCAAGAAAGCTGAGAAAAAGTTATATGCATGGATGTGTGCACTAGTTCGGGCACGAGGGATGGAGCCCAACTTTGACTCAAACCCCGACTAG